A portion of the Simkania negevensis Z genome contains these proteins:
- the dnaB gene encoding replicative DNA helicase, protein MTENKSKTPSKIRIAPHSKESEMMVLGCMLTKINSLNVAADALDSKDFYYTEHQAIFNVLKTLFKSDKPADIHLVAEELKRLDKLEDVGGVAYLTTLAQYAGTSAYIEEYVELIQSKSILRRLIGAAQDIEKSALEEPSDVHEFLDEAQAKLFSISQASNREAGVHIKDVISGVKAESGLPYLKELQDRQEQYLEKGEDAVAFTGIPTGFHDLDKMINGLAPSNLIIFAGRPGMGKTAFALNIAETVCFKHNVPVGIFSLEMSAEQLIHRVICSQSEVESSKILTGAIEGHEYQRVVQTVNKMQNHTMIIDDQPGLKITDLRARARRMKEAYNIGFLVIDYLQLLSGSGSYFNSDSRQHEISEISRMLKNLARELNIPVFCGSQLSRKVEERTGHRPMMSDLRESGSIEQDADIVMFLLRREYYDPYDKPGLAEVIVGKNRHGKVGNVELAYRKEFAQFGNYTPADDNSSEIENDTAFEAFSPN, encoded by the coding sequence ATGACAGAAAACAAAAGTAAAACACCTTCTAAAATTAGGATTGCTCCTCATTCAAAAGAATCAGAAATGATGGTTCTAGGCTGCATGTTAACCAAAATCAACAGCCTGAATGTGGCAGCAGATGCACTAGATAGCAAAGATTTTTATTACACCGAACACCAAGCCATCTTTAATGTTTTAAAAACTCTTTTTAAAAGTGATAAACCTGCAGATATCCATCTCGTAGCAGAAGAACTCAAGCGACTTGATAAACTTGAAGATGTTGGCGGAGTTGCCTACCTCACAACTCTTGCGCAATATGCTGGAACATCAGCTTACATTGAGGAATATGTTGAGCTCATTCAAAGCAAGTCGATTTTGCGACGTTTAATTGGAGCTGCTCAAGACATTGAAAAATCTGCTCTTGAAGAACCTTCTGATGTTCATGAGTTTTTAGACGAGGCGCAAGCAAAGCTTTTTTCCATTAGCCAAGCATCGAATCGAGAAGCCGGGGTGCACATCAAAGATGTCATTTCGGGTGTGAAAGCCGAGTCCGGCCTTCCTTATCTTAAAGAGCTTCAAGACCGGCAAGAACAGTACCTCGAAAAGGGAGAAGATGCTGTAGCTTTTACCGGAATTCCAACAGGATTCCACGATCTCGATAAGATGATTAACGGCCTTGCCCCTTCCAACCTGATCATTTTTGCTGGTCGTCCTGGAATGGGTAAAACAGCTTTTGCCCTCAATATTGCCGAAACTGTTTGCTTTAAACACAACGTCCCAGTTGGGATCTTTTCACTTGAGATGAGCGCCGAACAACTTATTCATCGTGTGATTTGCTCCCAATCAGAAGTTGAATCGAGCAAAATTCTCACGGGCGCCATCGAAGGACATGAGTACCAACGCGTGGTTCAAACTGTGAATAAGATGCAAAATCATACAATGATCATCGATGACCAACCCGGCCTTAAAATCACGGATCTCCGAGCACGAGCTCGTCGAATGAAAGAAGCGTATAACATTGGATTTCTTGTTATCGACTACCTGCAACTTCTTTCAGGTTCAGGCTCTTATTTTAATTCAGATAGCCGTCAACATGAAATTTCTGAAATTTCGCGGATGTTGAAAAACTTAGCACGCGAACTCAATATACCTGTATTTTGCGGCTCGCAGCTTTCGCGAAAAGTCGAAGAACGGACAGGCCATCGTCCCATGATGAGTGACCTCCGGGAATCGGGTTCGATCGAGCAAGACGCAGACATTGTCATGTTCCTTTTAAGAAGAGAGTACTATGACCCCTATGATAAGCCAGGTCTTGCAGAAGTGATTGTCGGCAAAAACCGTCACGGCAAAGTGGGCAATGTTGAACTTGCTTACCGAAAAGAGTTTGCTCAGTTTGGCAACTACACTCCTGCCGATGACAATTCAAGTGAAATAGAAAATGACACCGCCTTTGAAGCCTTTTCCCCCAACTAA